The Campylobacter concisus genome has a window encoding:
- a CDS encoding ATP-binding protein, with protein sequence MKYLLDFLNQDLKKSKIYELIKCGDEEGEILKYLSKAYVQGTANMSVFELLGAVFGTQNDKQLLYLKFIKNLLDSGWIVQNYSLFKIPESTQRASAQGLLSLLHSEISLSATFLKILEDGNADINLPELAPYEDHLEYLKDQFLKVELYSKAAIFGDGSSDAKKRINEQISELTKRINERVKLSKISLKIEQIFKENSLDEKEQIIFLALLKEEYAGDFENGRDLNTLVGLISKDELERIKNRTLLEDGSRLIEGALIDYDEVLNAYGNVSKSFFINEEILQSIMHPKNDKNSKKIKIESLVKEQEIFELIEPVTSLEDVVLNEKTKQLLSTILKQVDKKVLARLSSWGIKTRKNIDAKIIFYGEPGTGKTMSAVGLAKSLKKQILSFDCSKILSKYVGESEQNVRKIFDTYKEICKKSGSEPVLLLNEADQFLSTRVESSSGAEKMHNQMQNIFLEQIERFEGVLIATTNFLQSLDVAFSRRFDYKIEFKKPDFNGRLAIWRKILPENASFEDGFSVERLAEFNLSGAQIVLALKNTALKVAIKDDGIFTFEDFKTTIERELNSSFGEDKKMGFGS encoded by the coding sequence GTGAAATACTTGCTTGATTTTTTAAACCAGGACCTCAAAAAAAGTAAAATTTACGAGCTGATAAAGTGCGGCGATGAAGAGGGAGAAATTTTAAAATATCTAAGTAAAGCTTATGTGCAAGGAACGGCTAATATGAGCGTTTTTGAGCTACTTGGAGCAGTCTTTGGCACGCAAAATGATAAGCAGCTTTTGTATCTAAAATTTATAAAAAATTTGCTTGATAGCGGTTGGATTGTACAAAATTATAGTCTTTTTAAAATACCTGAGAGCACGCAAAGGGCTTCAGCTCAAGGGCTTCTTTCGTTGCTTCATTCTGAAATTTCTCTATCAGCCACATTTTTAAAAATTCTTGAAGATGGCAACGCTGACATAAATTTACCAGAGCTTGCGCCATATGAGGATCATTTGGAGTATTTAAAAGATCAGTTTTTAAAAGTAGAGCTTTACTCAAAGGCTGCTATTTTTGGCGATGGCTCAAGTGATGCAAAAAAGCGCATAAATGAGCAAATTTCTGAGCTTACAAAGCGAATCAACGAGCGCGTAAAACTAAGCAAGATTAGCCTAAAGATAGAGCAAATTTTTAAAGAAAACTCGCTGGATGAAAAAGAGCAGATCATATTTTTAGCCCTTTTAAAAGAGGAGTATGCGGGCGACTTTGAGAACGGTCGCGACCTAAACACGCTAGTTGGGCTAATAAGCAAAGATGAGCTTGAACGCATCAAAAATCGTACTCTTTTAGAGGACGGCTCAAGGCTCATAGAGGGCGCACTCATTGACTACGACGAGGTTTTAAACGCTTATGGCAACGTTAGCAAGAGCTTTTTTATAAACGAAGAAATTTTGCAAAGCATAATGCACCCAAAAAATGACAAAAACAGCAAGAAAATCAAGATCGAAAGCCTAGTAAAAGAGCAAGAAATTTTTGAGCTAATAGAGCCAGTAACTAGCTTAGAAGACGTCGTGCTAAACGAAAAGACAAAGCAGCTTTTAAGCACGATACTAAAGCAAGTCGATAAAAAAGTGCTCGCTAGACTTAGCAGCTGGGGCATAAAAACTAGAAAAAATATAGACGCCAAGATCATCTTTTACGGCGAGCCTGGCACTGGTAAGACAATGAGCGCGGTTGGGCTTGCAAAGAGCCTAAAGAAGCAAATTCTAAGCTTTGACTGCTCAAAAATTTTAAGCAAATATGTCGGCGAGAGCGAGCAAAATGTAAGGAAAATTTTTGATACTTACAAAGAAATTTGCAAAAAAAGTGGCAGCGAGCCAGTGCTCTTGCTAAACGAGGCCGATCAGTTTTTAAGCACGAGAGTGGAGAGCTCGAGCGGGGCTGAAAAGATGCATAATCAAATGCAAAATATCTTTTTAGAGCAGATCGAGCGCTTTGAGGGCGTGCTGATCGCTACGACAAATTTCTTACAAAGCCTTGATGTTGCGTTTTCTAGAAGGTTTGACTACAAGATCGAGTTTAAAAAGCCTGATTTTAACGGCAGACTTGCTATTTGGCGTAAAATTTTGCCTGAGAACGCGAGCTTTGAAGATGGCTTTAGTGTTGAAAGGCTGGCTGAGTTTAACCTAAGTGGCGCACAGATCGTCCTTGCACTAAAAAATACTGCTTTGAAAGTGGCGATAAAAGATGATGGGATTTTTACCTTTGAGGACTTCAAAACCACGATAGAGCGCGAGCTAAACTCAAGTTTTGGCGAAGATAAGAAGATGGGATTTGGCTCTTAA
- the fliI gene encoding flagellar protein export ATPase FliI: MNLKLKEGVKLSNTFGIITKITATTIEITGLRPSIGDIVRIVAKDKSKNGLGMVTQIKTDGAYISPFGFVEGFRIGDFVYESDQGMNIPVGPNLLGRVVDPFMKPIDGKGAIETTEYMPIMRAPIDAMKRGLINEPFSVGIKTIDGLLTCGKGQKLGIFAGSGVGKSTLMGMIVKNTLAPIKVVALIGERGREVPEFIEKNLGGDLEGTVIIVATSDDSSLMRKYGAFCAMSVAEYFKQQGNDVLFIMDSVTRFAMAQREIGLALGEPPTSKGYPPSSLTLLPQLMERAGKEEGKGSITAFFTVLVEGDDMSDPIADQSRSILDGHIVLSRELTDFGIYPPINIQNSASRVMGDVISKEHKLNAMKFKRLYSLLKENEVLLRIGAYQKGSDKELDLAISKKEFMENFLKQSSEETFALEEVEELLDKINQ; encoded by the coding sequence ATAAATTTAAAGCTTAAAGAGGGTGTGAAACTCTCAAACACCTTTGGCATCATAACTAAAATCACAGCCACAACTATCGAGATCACTGGACTTCGTCCAAGCATCGGTGACATCGTACGGATAGTTGCAAAAGATAAGAGCAAAAATGGTCTCGGCATGGTTACGCAAATAAAGACAGATGGCGCTTATATCAGCCCATTTGGCTTTGTTGAGGGCTTTAGGATAGGCGACTTCGTCTATGAGAGCGATCAAGGTATGAATATACCTGTGGGGCCAAATTTACTAGGTCGCGTGGTCGATCCATTTATGAAGCCAATTGACGGCAAAGGAGCGATTGAGACGACCGAGTACATGCCGATTATGAGAGCGCCGATAGATGCGATGAAGAGAGGGCTTATAAATGAGCCTTTTAGTGTTGGTATAAAGACGATAGATGGGCTACTTACTTGTGGTAAGGGGCAAAAGCTGGGAATTTTTGCAGGTTCAGGCGTGGGCAAATCAACCCTCATGGGCATGATCGTAAAAAACACGCTAGCTCCCATAAAAGTAGTCGCGCTAATAGGCGAGCGCGGCCGTGAGGTACCTGAATTTATCGAAAAAAATCTGGGCGGCGACCTGGAGGGCACAGTCATCATCGTAGCGACCAGTGATGATAGCTCTCTCATGCGAAAATACGGCGCATTTTGTGCGATGAGCGTGGCTGAGTACTTCAAACAACAAGGAAATGACGTGCTTTTTATCATGGATAGCGTAACACGTTTTGCGATGGCACAGCGCGAGATCGGCCTTGCGCTTGGCGAGCCACCTACGTCAAAAGGCTATCCACCAAGCTCACTCACGCTCTTACCACAGCTAATGGAGCGCGCCGGCAAAGAGGAGGGTAAGGGCAGTATCACGGCATTTTTCACAGTGCTAGTTGAAGGCGATGATATGAGCGATCCGATAGCTGACCAAAGCCGCTCTATCCTAGACGGACACATCGTGCTAAGCCGGGAGCTAACGGATTTTGGAATTTATCCACCTATCAATATCCAAAACTCAGCCTCGCGTGTCATGGGAGATGTGATCAGTAAAGAGCATAAGCTAAATGCGATGAAATTTAAGCGCCTTTACTCGCTTTTAAAAGAAAACGAAGTCTTGCTTCGTATCGGTGCTTATCAAAAGGGCAGCGACAAGGAGCTTGACCTTGCAATCTCAAAAAAAGAATTTATGGAAAATTTCTTGAAACAAAGCTCAGAAGAGACCTTTGCGCTCGAAGAGGTCGAAGAGCTACTTGATAAGATCAATCAGTAG
- the folE gene encoding GTP cyclohydrolase I FolE has translation MQESFENSVKNMLTIIGEDPNREGLIKTPERVFKAFKFLTSGYDEDPKEVLGDALFTSSNNEMVLMRNIEFYSLCEHHLLPIIGRVHVAYIPNGKVVGLSKIPRMVNIYARRLQIQEQMTEQIAKALEDVIAPKGVGVVVEARHMCVEMRGVQKINSTTTTSALRGCFIKNADTRREFFSLINSPRETHF, from the coding sequence ATGCAAGAGAGTTTTGAAAATTCGGTTAAAAACATGCTAACGATTATAGGCGAAGATCCAAATAGAGAAGGCCTTATAAAGACGCCTGAGCGTGTCTTTAAAGCATTTAAATTTCTAACTAGCGGATATGATGAAGATCCAAAAGAAGTGCTTGGTGATGCGCTATTTACTAGCTCAAATAATGAGATGGTTTTAATGCGAAACATCGAGTTTTACAGTCTTTGCGAGCACCATTTGTTGCCTATTATCGGCCGAGTGCATGTGGCTTACATCCCAAATGGCAAGGTCGTTGGCCTTAGTAAAATTCCACGCATGGTAAATATCTACGCCAGACGCTTGCAAATTCAAGAGCAGATGACCGAGCAGATCGCAAAAGCGCTTGAGGACGTGATCGCTCCAAAAGGCGTTGGAGTCGTCGTTGAGGCTAGGCATATGTGCGTTGAGATGAGAGGTGTGCAAAAGATAAACTCAACCACCACGACCTCAGCACTTAGAGGCTGCTTTATCAAAAACGCAGACACAAGACGAGAATTTTTCTCGCTTATAAACTCTCCTAGGGAAACGCATTTTTGA
- the tig gene encoding trigger factor, giving the protein MEIKTKALDSVNTLASTTISADAIKSSVEKLAKKAAKTMKVDGFRQGHVPVAIVLKRYEKELTNDAEQDVLRDVVDEAIKQAGKKNDDLIGEPIVSKFDRKDGKIDVELTVSFKPSVDVSGYESLIPEFSNPRVLKKDIDEKKTELLKMIAPLEKIDGKRGLKVGDFAKFDFEGFVDGVAFDGGKAENYVLEIGSNQFIPGFEDGMVGIKAGGEKDIEVKFPENYGAAHLAGKDAIFKVKLHEIQERKIPEKLDEEMLKTLLPNEEKPTEELLDERIKEQIRQEKIYKLINEELKPKFAEAAVEKFKFDVPKNIVEQEIDMQFRNAWSSFTPDDMKKFRDDKDALSKKRDEFRKDAENSVRLTFIIDELARVRGVKVSDQEVVQAIYFEAYRSGQDPKAHLEMYRNQGMLPAIKMSMIEEKLFGELFNKEKDEKKASKKEKAE; this is encoded by the coding sequence ATGGAAATCAAAACAAAAGCTCTAGATAGCGTAAATACCCTAGCTAGCACAACTATAAGTGCAGATGCTATAAAATCTAGCGTAGAAAAACTAGCAAAAAAAGCAGCAAAAACTATGAAAGTAGATGGCTTTAGACAAGGCCATGTGCCAGTTGCTATTGTGCTAAAACGCTACGAGAAAGAGCTAACGAACGATGCTGAACAAGATGTCTTAAGAGATGTTGTTGATGAGGCTATAAAACAAGCAGGCAAGAAAAACGATGACCTTATCGGCGAGCCTATCGTTTCAAAATTTGACAGAAAAGATGGCAAGATCGACGTTGAGCTAACAGTTTCATTTAAACCAAGTGTCGATGTGAGCGGCTATGAGAGTTTAATACCTGAGTTTTCAAACCCACGTGTTTTGAAAAAAGATATCGATGAGAAAAAAACCGAACTTTTAAAAATGATAGCTCCACTTGAAAAAATTGATGGCAAAAGAGGCCTAAAAGTTGGCGACTTTGCTAAATTTGACTTTGAAGGCTTTGTTGATGGCGTTGCATTTGATGGTGGCAAGGCCGAAAACTATGTGCTTGAGATCGGTTCAAATCAATTTATCCCAGGCTTTGAAGATGGTATGGTAGGCATAAAAGCTGGTGGTGAAAAAGATATCGAGGTTAAATTCCCAGAAAACTATGGCGCTGCACATTTAGCTGGTAAAGACGCTATTTTTAAAGTCAAACTTCATGAAATTCAAGAGAGAAAAATTCCTGAAAAACTAGATGAAGAGATGCTAAAAACTTTACTTCCAAATGAAGAAAAACCAACTGAAGAGCTACTTGATGAGCGCATAAAAGAGCAAATTCGCCAAGAGAAAATTTATAAACTCATAAACGAAGAGCTAAAACCAAAATTTGCTGAGGCTGCGGTTGAGAAATTTAAATTTGATGTACCAAAAAATATTGTCGAGCAAGAGATCGATATGCAGTTTAGAAACGCATGGAGCTCATTTACTCCAGACGATATGAAAAAATTTAGAGATGACAAAGATGCTCTTTCTAAAAAACGTGACGAGTTTAGAAAAGACGCTGAAAATAGCGTTCGTTTAACTTTCATTATCGATGAGCTAGCTCGCGTAAGAGGCGTGAAAGTAAGCGATCAAGAGGTTGTTCAAGCGATCTATTTTGAGGCGTATAGAAGCGGTCAAGATCCAAAAGCACACCTTGAGATGTACCGCAATCAAGGCATGCTTCCAGCTATAAAGATGTCAATGATCGAAGAGAAGCTATTTGGTGAGCTCTTTAACAAAGAAAAAGACGAGAAAAAAGCAAGTAAAAAAGAGAAGGCCGAGTAA
- the clpP gene encoding ATP-dependent Clp endopeptidase proteolytic subunit ClpP: MSYYVPVVVERTSRGERSYDIYSRLLKDRIVMLSGEIEDGMAASIVAQLLFLEAEDPDKDIYLYINSPGGVITSGFSIYDTMNYIKPDVCTICIGQAASMGAFLLSCGAPGKRYALPNSRIMIHQPLGGARGQATDIEIQAREILRMKEILNGILAKNTGQKLSKIVKDTERDFFMSSAEAKEYGLVDKILEKSFK, translated from the coding sequence ATGAGCTATTACGTTCCTGTCGTAGTTGAAAGAACTAGTAGAGGTGAGCGAAGCTATGATATATATTCCCGTCTTTTAAAAGACAGGATCGTTATGCTAAGTGGTGAGATAGAGGACGGCATGGCCGCTTCTATTGTCGCCCAGCTTCTATTTTTAGAGGCTGAAGATCCAGATAAAGATATCTATCTATATATAAACTCACCAGGTGGCGTTATAACAAGTGGCTTTAGCATCTATGATACGATGAACTACATAAAACCAGATGTTTGTACGATCTGCATCGGCCAAGCTGCTAGCATGGGTGCATTTTTGCTAAGCTGTGGCGCACCAGGTAAAAGATATGCGTTGCCAAATTCTCGCATCATGATACATCAACCACTTGGCGGCGCTAGAGGACAAGCGACTGATATCGAGATACAAGCTCGTGAAATTTTACGTATGAAAGAGATTTTAAACGGAATTTTGGCCAAAAATACAGGTCAAAAGCTAAGTAAGATCGTAAAAGATACTGAACGTGACTTTTTTATGAGTTCGGCCGAAGCCAAAGAGTACGGACTTGTTGATAAAATTTTGGAGAAAAGTTTTAAATAA
- a CDS encoding GGDEF domain-containing protein: MIKIDNAPDPKKKAVEVKHILEKEKVDIYKFSENVLHELSDDNVPSTPNNYSIYFEKMLDGQPDEFRKEIGDMIVINSEISVPSGSNISIEKEIKQGFIQIKSMLQAVVLIYKNLGIMRGLVQKRMDALKNNTNILALQNVLSAFNHDLIKLNSLMDKHLDVIKVSYDEVAKMLKSIEEQSIYDTTYDVYNKKFLVATVQSEVEAVKRYGYNASFLLVRAKDRFTNRVKNLKERNNMYKAISQLLLRTSRRSDIVAHYGDGCFAMVMKYTDENGTKQAGSRILNMLSSIPWKIDGEECKLDIQVVSSMITKTRSAEELISYSLDQLILTQDDEQPIFLGE; this comes from the coding sequence GTGATAAAGATAGATAATGCACCAGACCCTAAGAAAAAAGCGGTTGAGGTAAAACATATTCTAGAAAAAGAAAAGGTAGATATCTACAAATTTTCAGAAAATGTTTTGCATGAATTAAGCGACGATAATGTTCCATCTACGCCAAATAATTATTCTATTTATTTTGAGAAAATGCTTGATGGGCAGCCTGATGAATTTAGAAAAGAGATCGGTGATATGATAGTCATAAATTCCGAGATTTCAGTACCATCAGGCAGTAATATCTCTATTGAAAAAGAGATAAAGCAAGGATTTATCCAAATAAAAAGTATGCTTCAAGCCGTGGTGCTAATCTATAAAAATTTAGGCATCATGAGAGGCCTAGTGCAAAAGCGCATGGATGCACTCAAAAATAATACAAATATCCTAGCTCTTCAAAATGTTTTAAGCGCATTTAACCATGACTTAATAAAATTAAACAGCCTTATGGATAAGCATCTTGATGTCATTAAAGTAAGCTATGACGAAGTAGCCAAGATGCTTAAGTCTATTGAAGAGCAGTCGATTTATGATACGACATATGACGTCTATAATAAAAAATTTCTAGTAGCCACAGTGCAAAGTGAAGTAGAAGCTGTTAAAAGATATGGCTATAACGCATCATTTTTACTTGTAAGAGCAAAAGATAGATTTACAAATCGTGTTAAAAATTTAAAAGAGCGAAACAATATGTATAAAGCTATATCACAGCTTCTTTTAAGAACTTCTAGAAGAAGCGATATAGTAGCTCATTATGGTGATGGCTGTTTTGCTATGGTTATGAAATATACTGATGAAAATGGTACAAAACAAGCCGGTAGCAGAATTTTAAATATGCTTTCATCTATACCTTGGAAGATAGATGGTGAAGAGTGCAAGCTTGATATCCAAGTGGTTTCAAGCATGATAACAAAAACAAGAAGTGCTGAAGAACTAATCTCTTACTCGTTAGATCAACTAATACTAACACAAGATGATGAGCAGCCTATATTTTTGGGTGAATAA
- the def gene encoding peptide deformylase: MILEVLSYPNKKLYEVSKDVKNFDEELHKLLDDMYDTMIAKEGIGLAAIQIGVAKRIFIINLANDEGVQDKENLIEIINPKFELREGECVYQEGCLSVPGYYEDVKRNEVVAIKYQDRFGKEQSLKADGLLAIAIQHENDHLDGHLFIEKIGFNKRKKFDKEYKKQKKEKAS, from the coding sequence TTGATCTTAGAGGTTTTATCTTATCCAAATAAAAAGCTTTATGAAGTCTCAAAAGATGTTAAAAATTTTGATGAGGAACTTCACAAACTACTTGATGATATGTATGATACGATGATTGCAAAAGAGGGCATAGGCCTTGCTGCTATTCAGATAGGTGTCGCAAAAAGAATTTTTATTATAAATCTAGCCAATGACGAGGGTGTGCAGGATAAAGAAAATTTAATCGAAATCATAAATCCAAAATTTGAACTACGTGAGGGTGAGTGTGTCTATCAAGAGGGCTGCCTTAGTGTACCCGGATATTATGAAGATGTAAAAAGAAATGAGGTTGTGGCTATCAAATATCAAGATCGTTTTGGCAAAGAGCAAAGCTTAAAGGCTGATGGGCTTTTAGCTATTGCTATCCAGCATGAAAATGATCATTTAGATGGACATCTTTTTATAGAAAAAATCGGCTTTAATAAACGTAAAAAATTTGACAAGGAATACAAAAAGCAAAAAAAAGAAAAAGCTTCATGA
- a CDS encoding NACHT domain-containing protein — translation MVDYNTKAKKLGHDTKKERLQRFLGKENEFHHILKKLLEKMHQEKNPYIEILQGSNENGKDLVMEYDGSTGNKKYTAFVVKALEKLDGKASGKTTEVVTQVKQAFNLPAKLNDKNEMVTISDVCIVNLGTITQNAQEKILYEIKEAPYKNNTEFMDITRLINLFEQYYPEFFFNGSMESFLLDRIEKIEEFLGDNNDDEYFIQPNIKKITRSRQELIISDNDKNTLNRIGEQIFGKKETLDSFLKILMSKTKKKFLLTGDAGSGKSILVFKMVLISINYLLKENQNHILLEEKKDFALPVCFRAIDFINSCSLHNFSNIIESFYGNMIAIKPNLIIIDGIDEVGNEIRDKIKGNIESYLSKSNNNANILFTSRINYGIIESFFEYENYELLPYGVNQAISLIKKIIKANNISINIVEKSINELEGQIPFYPLALKLLMDVVKEKHEIPASITELYNRYVSLIFGEYKTTDVDIDKLFEPKIKKDFLANFAYQYFFKQDKTIVSKNDFSECVNSFCNKYNFITDKRSFIDTITRTSLIKIDENGNMSFSHKSFLDYFIALYFRDNKEELDDIDQFDILFDLYTSDGLWEDVAYFYFGLKTKLNQKDLEKLSSRIESLEDRFEKNINIMFLGKLLQYGWMTENTIKNKVIEKAINNSLNLKDDLNSIFQKILKITNPPKILSSIAMLHLTGMYYSSMFIVDEVKNIISEVANAPISDSSIDLQPDENKLYFCTIYILSNIDLLGKEYVGDILLKFLPQINRMSNIENNLLLTVIIDIFKNKNKLDNKEDLNLCIKKIVNRQKRKYPELIKSIFSTKKKKDFKKLPCYKHKKAN, via the coding sequence ATGGTTGACTACAATACAAAAGCAAAGAAATTAGGTCATGATACCAAGAAGGAGCGACTGCAGAGATTTTTAGGTAAAGAAAATGAATTTCACCATATTCTAAAGAAATTATTAGAAAAAATGCATCAAGAAAAAAATCCATATATAGAGATTTTACAAGGATCGAATGAGAATGGTAAAGACCTTGTTATGGAGTATGATGGATCTACTGGTAATAAAAAGTATACAGCCTTTGTTGTAAAGGCTTTAGAAAAACTAGATGGTAAAGCATCTGGAAAAACAACAGAAGTAGTAACACAAGTCAAGCAGGCTTTTAATTTACCAGCGAAACTGAATGATAAAAATGAAATGGTAACCATCTCCGATGTATGTATTGTTAATCTCGGAACAATTACACAGAATGCTCAAGAAAAAATCCTATATGAAATAAAAGAGGCTCCCTATAAAAATAATACCGAATTTATGGATATTACAAGGTTAATAAATTTATTTGAACAATATTATCCAGAATTCTTTTTTAATGGGAGTATGGAATCATTTTTGTTGGATCGCATAGAAAAAATAGAAGAATTCCTGGGAGACAATAATGACGATGAGTATTTTATTCAGCCAAATATTAAAAAAATTACGAGAAGCAGACAAGAGCTAATAATAAGCGATAATGATAAAAATACCCTCAATAGGATAGGCGAACAAATTTTTGGCAAGAAAGAAACTCTTGATTCTTTTTTAAAAATATTAATGTCAAAAACTAAAAAGAAATTTTTACTAACCGGCGATGCAGGCTCTGGAAAGTCCATTTTAGTATTTAAAATGGTACTCATTTCTATAAATTATTTATTAAAAGAAAACCAGAACCACATCCTTTTGGAAGAAAAGAAGGATTTTGCATTACCTGTATGTTTTAGGGCTATTGATTTTATCAACAGTTGTTCACTGCATAATTTTTCCAATATTATAGAATCTTTTTATGGTAATATGATTGCCATAAAGCCAAATTTAATTATTATAGATGGAATAGATGAAGTAGGAAATGAAATAAGAGATAAGATAAAGGGTAATATAGAAAGTTATTTAAGCAAGAGTAACAATAATGCAAATATACTTTTTACATCTAGAATTAACTATGGAATAATAGAATCTTTTTTCGAATATGAGAATTATGAGCTTTTGCCATACGGTGTAAATCAGGCGATATCTCTCATTAAAAAAATAATTAAAGCAAACAATATATCAATCAATATTGTAGAAAAAAGCATAAACGAACTAGAGGGACAAATACCATTCTATCCTTTGGCGTTAAAGCTTTTAATGGATGTTGTAAAAGAAAAACATGAGATTCCAGCATCCATTACGGAGTTATACAACAGATATGTCAGTCTAATTTTTGGTGAATATAAAACGACAGATGTTGATATTGATAAACTTTTTGAGCCAAAAATAAAAAAAGACTTTCTAGCTAATTTCGCATATCAATATTTTTTCAAACAAGATAAGACTATCGTTAGCAAAAATGATTTTAGCGAATGCGTCAATTCCTTTTGTAATAAATATAATTTTATAACGGATAAGCGCAGTTTTATTGATACTATTACTAGAACGTCTCTTATTAAAATAGACGAAAATGGCAATATGTCCTTTTCGCATAAATCATTTCTAGATTATTTTATTGCATTATATTTTAGGGACAATAAAGAAGAGTTAGATGATATTGATCAGTTTGACATATTGTTTGATTTGTATACTTCTGATGGCCTATGGGAGGATGTTGCTTATTTTTATTTTGGGTTAAAAACAAAGCTTAATCAAAAAGATTTGGAAAAATTAAGTAGTAGGATAGAGTCCTTGGAAGACAGATTTGAAAAAAATATCAATATAATGTTTTTAGGTAAGCTTCTACAATATGGTTGGATGACCGAAAATACTATAAAAAATAAGGTTATAGAAAAGGCAATAAACAATTCTTTAAATTTAAAAGATGACCTTAACTCTATATTCCAGAAGATTCTAAAAATAACAAATCCACCAAAAATACTTAGTAGCATAGCAATGCTCCATTTAACCGGAATGTATTATTCTAGTATGTTCATTGTTGACGAAGTAAAAAATATAATTTCTGAGGTTGCAAATGCTCCAATATCTGATAGTAGTATAGATTTACAGCCAGATGAAAATAAGCTCTACTTTTGCACCATCTACATACTATCAAATATAGATTTATTAGGAAAAGAATATGTGGGCGATATTTTGCTTAAGTTTTTGCCGCAAATAAATAGGATGTCAAATATTGAAAATAATCTGTTGTTGACTGTAATAATAGATATATTCAAAAATAAAAATAAATTAGACAACAAAGAAGATCTTAACTTATGTATAAAAAAAATAGTTAATAGGCAAAAGAGAAAATACCCCGAATTGATAAAAAGCATATTTTCCACAAAAAAGAAGAAGGACTTTAAAAAACTACCATGCTACAAACATAAAAAGGCAAATTAA